The Catenuloplanes niger genome includes a window with the following:
- a CDS encoding amino acid adenylation domain-containing protein: MMSTDSTAPGEGKRALLARLLTERARAPRTHPASFGQQRLWFLDRFAGGTAVYHIPVAFHLRGTVDEAALRTALAAVVARHDVLRTTFAESGGEVVQVVHPSSAVRLEIVDAAGGTRAEGRRLAAEFGRRPFDLAAGPLLRAALIRLGPDEHVLTLVLHHIVSDAWSLGVLFTDLNAAYTAARDGRDPRLPPLPVQYADFARWQREQLGGDLLTGQLDFWLDHLRGAPALLTLPTDRHRPAVREHRGAVHYLTLAPALVDRVTAFNRAAGVTMFMTLLAVFQTVLARHAGQDDVVIGTPVAGRGHPDLEGLAGFFVNTVALRLSSAGRPSLRELAARAREVTLNGLGNADLPFERLVEELQPERSLAHTPVFQAQLILQNAPQAPFRLGDTAATSLELDTGTAKFDLTLVGEATGSGGLRLAVEYDTDLFDASTIDRLTRHLSTLLTAGVAAPDRPLHLIPLLSGAERWEVLTGWNDTDRGTPPDGSVLDLVDPAAGATITGPDGTLDTAALLDRAGRIAARLRDAGVTADSPVGLCLSRGTGMLAAVLGVWWAGAGYLPLDPDLPADRLRYMLTDSGARVVLTDAAVAARLGPVLATAPTVLVDRDDPAAVPERQPVHPDGLAYLIYTSGSTGRPKGVAVPHRAVVNLVASFHDDLDLGAGDVFAAVTTLSFDISVLELLVPLVRGIPLEIVGAAEAGDGAALRARLESSGATAMQATPATWRLLLAAGGVPDRVRLRLCGGEALPRDLADRLLTADARLWNCYGPTETTVWSAAGPVPPSPAPIGLGAPIANTRVYVLDEALQPVPAGVVGEIYIGGTGVVRGYHGRAGLTARRFLPDPYADTPGARLYATGDLGRRRADGRLEFLGRGDHQIKVRGFRIEPGEIEAVLRADPRVADAVVGAWTGGDGDTRLAGHVVAADGTDPATLPELLRPVLAARLPGYMVPSHLDVLPALPLNANGKVDRGALPAPRWGDRRAPAVAPRTPVEQVLAGIWRDVLRGGPVGAHDDFFRLGGHSLLGAQVVARTSDTFGITVPIRVLFEAPTVAAMASALTAFEPQPGHLHAVAAVRLEVAGLSDEELHRMLEERA, encoded by the coding sequence CAAGCGGGCGCTGCTGGCCCGCCTGCTGACCGAGCGGGCGCGGGCCCCGCGCACCCACCCGGCCTCGTTCGGGCAGCAGCGGCTGTGGTTCCTGGACCGGTTCGCCGGCGGCACCGCCGTCTACCACATCCCGGTCGCGTTCCACCTGCGCGGGACGGTCGACGAGGCCGCGCTGCGCACCGCGCTGGCCGCGGTCGTGGCCCGGCACGACGTGCTGCGCACCACGTTCGCGGAGTCGGGCGGCGAGGTCGTGCAGGTCGTGCATCCGTCGTCCGCGGTGCGGCTGGAGATCGTCGACGCGGCCGGCGGCACCCGGGCCGAGGGCCGGCGGCTCGCGGCCGAGTTCGGGCGGCGGCCGTTCGACCTGGCGGCCGGGCCGCTGCTGCGCGCCGCGCTGATCCGGCTCGGGCCGGACGAGCACGTGCTCACGCTGGTGCTGCACCACATCGTCTCGGACGCCTGGTCGCTCGGCGTGCTCTTCACCGACCTGAACGCCGCGTACACGGCCGCCCGCGACGGCCGCGACCCGCGGCTGCCACCGCTGCCGGTGCAGTACGCCGACTTCGCCCGCTGGCAGCGCGAGCAGCTCGGCGGTGACCTGCTCACCGGGCAGCTCGACTTCTGGCTCGACCACCTGCGCGGCGCGCCCGCGCTGCTCACGCTGCCCACCGACCGGCACCGGCCGGCGGTCCGCGAGCACCGCGGCGCGGTCCACTACCTGACGCTGGCGCCCGCGCTGGTCGACCGGGTCACCGCGTTCAACCGGGCCGCCGGCGTCACCATGTTCATGACGCTGCTCGCCGTGTTCCAGACCGTCCTCGCCCGGCACGCCGGCCAGGACGACGTGGTGATCGGCACGCCGGTCGCCGGCCGTGGCCACCCCGACCTGGAGGGCCTGGCCGGGTTCTTCGTCAACACGGTCGCGCTGCGGCTGTCGTCGGCCGGCCGGCCGTCACTGCGCGAGCTGGCCGCCCGCGCCCGCGAGGTCACGCTGAACGGGCTCGGCAACGCGGACCTGCCGTTCGAACGGCTCGTCGAGGAGCTGCAGCCGGAGCGCAGCCTCGCGCACACGCCGGTGTTCCAGGCCCAGCTGATCCTGCAGAACGCGCCGCAGGCACCGTTCCGGCTCGGCGACACGGCCGCCACGTCACTGGAGCTGGACACCGGCACCGCGAAGTTCGACCTGACCCTGGTCGGCGAGGCCACCGGCTCCGGCGGGCTGCGGCTGGCCGTGGAGTACGACACCGACCTGTTCGACGCGTCCACGATCGACCGGCTCACCCGGCACCTGAGCACGCTGCTCACCGCGGGTGTCGCCGCGCCGGACCGCCCGCTGCACCTGATCCCGCTGCTCAGCGGCGCGGAACGGTGGGAGGTGCTGACCGGCTGGAACGACACCGACCGCGGTACGCCACCGGACGGCTCGGTGCTCGACCTGGTCGACCCGGCCGCCGGCGCCACGATCACCGGCCCGGACGGCACGCTGGACACCGCCGCGCTGCTGGACCGCGCCGGCCGGATCGCGGCCCGGCTGCGCGACGCCGGCGTCACCGCGGACAGCCCGGTCGGGCTGTGCCTGTCACGCGGCACCGGCATGCTCGCGGCCGTGCTCGGCGTCTGGTGGGCCGGCGCGGGATACCTGCCGCTCGACCCGGACCTGCCCGCGGACCGGCTGCGTTACATGCTCACCGACTCCGGCGCCCGCGTCGTGCTCACCGACGCGGCCGTCGCGGCCCGGCTCGGCCCGGTGCTGGCGACCGCGCCGACCGTGCTGGTCGACCGGGACGACCCGGCGGCCGTGCCGGAGCGGCAGCCGGTGCACCCGGACGGGCTCGCCTACCTGATCTACACGTCCGGGTCGACCGGCCGGCCGAAGGGCGTGGCCGTGCCGCACCGCGCCGTGGTCAACCTGGTCGCGTCGTTCCATGACGACCTCGACCTCGGCGCCGGCGACGTGTTCGCGGCCGTCACCACGCTGTCGTTCGACATCTCCGTGCTGGAGCTGCTCGTCCCGCTGGTCCGCGGCATCCCGCTGGAGATCGTCGGCGCGGCCGAGGCCGGTGACGGCGCCGCGCTGCGCGCCCGGCTGGAGTCGTCCGGCGCGACCGCGATGCAGGCGACGCCCGCCACCTGGCGGCTGCTGCTCGCGGCCGGCGGTGTACCGGACCGGGTGCGCCTGCGGCTCTGCGGCGGTGAGGCGTTGCCCCGCGACCTGGCCGACCGGCTGCTCACCGCCGACGCCCGGCTGTGGAACTGCTACGGCCCGACCGAGACCACGGTGTGGTCCGCGGCCGGTCCCGTGCCGCCGTCCCCGGCTCCGATCGGCCTGGGCGCGCCGATCGCGAACACCCGCGTCTACGTGCTGGACGAGGCGTTGCAGCCGGTCCCGGCCGGGGTGGTCGGCGAGATCTACATCGGCGGTACGGGCGTGGTCCGCGGCTACCACGGCCGGGCCGGCCTGACCGCGCGCCGGTTCCTGCCCGACCCGTACGCGGACACGCCCGGCGCCCGCCTCTACGCCACCGGCGACCTGGGCCGCCGCCGCGCCGACGGGCGGCTGGAGTTCCTCGGCCGCGGCGACCACCAGATCAAGGTGCGCGGATTCCGGATCGAGCCCGGCGAGATCGAGGCCGTGCTGCGCGCCGACCCGCGGGTCGCGGACGCGGTCGTCGGCGCCTGGACCGGCGGCGACGGCGACACCCGGCTGGCCGGGCACGTCGTGGCCGCGGACGGCACCGACCCGGCCACGCTTCCGGAGCTGCTGCGCCCGGTGCTGGCCGCGCGGCTGCCCGGCTACATGGTCCCGTCCCACCTGGACGTGCTGCCCGCGCTGCCGCTCAACGCGAACGGCAAGGTCGACCGCGGCGCGCTGCCCGCACCGCGCTGGGGCGATCGACGCGCGCCGGCGGTCGCCCCGCGTACCCCGGTGGAACAGGTGCTGGCCGGGATCTGGCGGGACGTGCTGCGCGGCGGCCCGGTCGGCGCGCACGACGACTTCTTCCGGCTCGGCGGCCACTCGCTGCTCGGCGCGCAGGTGGTGGCGCGCACGTCCGACACGTTCGGGATCACCGTGCCGATCCGGGTGCTGTTCGAGGCGCCGACCGTGGCCGCCATGGCGTCCGCGCTGACCGCGTTCGAACCGCAGCCCGGCCACCTGCACGCGGTCGCGGCGGTCCGCCTCGAGGTCGCCGGCCTGTCCGACGAGGAACTGCACCGGATGCTGGAGGAACGGGCATGA
- a CDS encoding non-ribosomal peptide synthetase, giving the protein MSESPRGTSDREQLIRRLLARRGLAGSAPAAGIPRRPAGAPVPLSPAQEGMWFLDRLLPGNPAYVLAQGVRLSGPVEAAAMRASAIALTARHEALRTRIRAGTQDVLPDAPDPFTYEDRPGADPAEIVRRDGETAFDLAEAPLLRVRLVRLGPDDHLLTVAVHHIVADEVSVGVILDELLDGHRRHRAGEPAAPPPDVQFGDWVRWQRDRPAGDAESFWAARMAGTAVLDLPTDRPRPAAPSTAGATRAFTVAPELAAGVDALARRTGATRFMIFLTALQVVLARLSGQDDVCVGSPVSLRGGGDRLDRTVGLFVNSLPLRTDLSGDPTLDEALARVRRTTVDSLTHAALPFDRIVELAAPPRDPSRNPLFQTMLVLNRGGGVRERDGLTVRPVPVRRDTSRLDLTVAIQEFDDGLGGLADYNTDLFDEVTVDRLIDRLRETVRTMVTRGDTRLSALDPLTAGERRDLTAWNDTALALGPATTLHALVGARAAATPDALAVLELGREPLTYGDLDRRSAVLAGRLRALGVRRDTPVGLLLPSGADAIVALLAILRAGAGYLPLDPAAPPARSAALLTAAGAAITIAAGPVNGFHGTVVGLDDPATDDDPVRELAGDHPDQLAYVVYTSGSTGAPKGVMVAHRTAVTFARGFAGLHGITAGDRLLMIPPLSFDASVGDLFPALITGAALVVHPDPATINGPELLRLCRDHGITMVDTAAPLWSSWTSDLPGGAGVDAGPLRAVLVGGEPVPIAQVRRWAALTGGAVPLYNHYGPTEATVCATTYTTVDGGELPGHTHLPIGRPVPNVRVHLLDDAMRPVPIGRPGEVYIGGDAPTRGYLGAPGATAARFVPDPFGGEPGARLYRTGDLARHRSDGTLQFLGRTDRQIKIRGYRIEPGEVEAACASLPGIRRAAVVAADHHTGRRLVAYLVPETTAPDPAVPGPAASGAGPDPRAAGDGPDLAAIRARLRELLPDHLVPAAFVVVPELPTTRHGKLDTAALPAPVDAPDRPAHVPPRTPAERALADVWSALLDVTPVGRHDNFFDLGGHSLLAARFTARAEAVLGRPVPLPLVFGTADLAALAAALDTGDQPGTPAEDVLRSDARLPADLRIAPAGPPAPVTDVLFTGATGFLGAHLLADWLRHTTATVHCLVRAAGPAAATARVEDNLRRYGLWHPSFAARLTGVPGDLAAPGFGLPADDFAALGERVQSIVHNGGVVDFLRPYAALRPANVDGTVTVLRLAALGAPSDVHLVSTLGVFLTPARRRGLVREGDSPDDCAGLGGGYNATKWAADALARAARDRGLRVSVHRPARVSGHSVTGAGNTGDYLSRLLTTCAQLGAVPDLDDRIDLAPVDYVAAGIGLLTRERSTADHHYYNNRTMSFGALAEGLTSFGHRADLVPYPRWRAALLDRPDAALAAFAPLFGPDTPVRTQPDFDCTGTETRLAAAGIVCPAADERLLHTYLKVLADD; this is encoded by the coding sequence ATGAGCGAGTCGCCCCGCGGCACGTCCGACCGTGAACAACTGATCCGCCGGCTGCTGGCCCGGCGCGGGCTCGCCGGGAGCGCACCGGCCGCGGGGATCCCCCGCCGGCCGGCCGGCGCGCCGGTGCCGCTGTCGCCGGCGCAGGAGGGCATGTGGTTCCTCGACCGGCTGCTGCCCGGCAACCCCGCCTACGTGCTGGCGCAGGGCGTGCGGCTGAGCGGGCCGGTCGAGGCGGCCGCGATGCGCGCGTCCGCGATCGCGCTGACCGCCCGGCACGAGGCCCTGCGCACCCGGATCCGCGCCGGCACGCAGGACGTGCTCCCGGACGCGCCGGACCCGTTCACCTACGAGGACCGGCCCGGCGCGGACCCGGCCGAGATCGTGCGCCGCGACGGCGAGACCGCGTTCGACCTGGCCGAGGCGCCGCTGCTGCGGGTCCGGCTGGTCCGGCTCGGCCCGGACGACCACCTGCTCACCGTCGCGGTGCACCACATCGTGGCCGACGAGGTCTCGGTCGGCGTCATCCTCGACGAGCTGCTCGACGGCCATCGCCGGCACCGGGCCGGCGAGCCGGCCGCGCCACCGCCGGACGTGCAGTTCGGCGACTGGGTGCGGTGGCAGCGCGACCGGCCGGCCGGCGACGCGGAGTCGTTCTGGGCCGCGCGGATGGCCGGCACCGCGGTGCTCGACCTGCCCACCGACCGCCCCCGGCCCGCGGCGCCGTCGACGGCCGGCGCGACCCGGGCGTTCACGGTCGCACCGGAGCTGGCGGCCGGCGTGGACGCGCTCGCCCGGCGTACCGGCGCCACGCGTTTCATGATTTTCCTGACCGCATTGCAGGTGGTGCTGGCCCGGCTCAGCGGCCAGGACGACGTCTGCGTCGGATCGCCGGTGTCGCTGCGCGGCGGCGGTGACCGCCTGGACCGCACGGTCGGGCTGTTCGTCAACAGCCTGCCGCTGCGCACGGACCTGTCCGGCGACCCCACGCTCGACGAGGCGCTGGCGCGGGTGCGCCGCACCACGGTGGACTCGCTGACGCACGCCGCGCTGCCGTTCGACCGGATCGTCGAGCTGGCCGCGCCGCCGCGCGACCCGAGCCGGAACCCGCTGTTCCAGACGATGCTGGTGCTCAACCGCGGCGGCGGGGTCCGCGAACGGGACGGCCTGACCGTGCGCCCGGTGCCGGTCCGCCGCGACACGTCCCGGCTGGACCTGACGGTCGCGATCCAGGAGTTCGACGACGGGCTCGGCGGACTGGCCGACTACAACACGGACCTGTTCGACGAGGTCACCGTGGACCGGCTGATCGACCGGCTGCGGGAGACGGTGCGCACGATGGTGACCCGCGGCGACACCCGGCTGTCCGCGCTGGACCCGCTCACCGCCGGCGAGCGCCGCGACCTGACCGCCTGGAACGACACGGCTCTCGCGCTCGGCCCCGCCACCACGCTGCACGCGCTGGTGGGTGCGCGGGCCGCGGCCACGCCGGACGCGCTCGCGGTGCTGGAGCTCGGCCGGGAGCCGCTGACCTACGGCGACCTGGACCGGCGGTCGGCGGTGCTGGCCGGCCGGCTGCGCGCGCTCGGCGTGCGCCGGGACACGCCGGTCGGGCTGCTGCTGCCGTCCGGCGCGGACGCGATCGTGGCGCTCCTCGCGATCCTGCGCGCGGGCGCCGGCTACCTGCCGCTCGACCCGGCCGCGCCACCGGCACGTTCCGCGGCGCTGCTGACCGCGGCCGGCGCCGCGATCACGATCGCGGCCGGACCGGTCAACGGCTTCCACGGTACGGTCGTGGGGCTCGACGACCCGGCCACCGACGACGACCCGGTCCGGGAACTCGCCGGTGACCACCCCGACCAGCTGGCGTACGTGGTCTACACGTCCGGGTCGACCGGGGCGCCCAAGGGCGTCATGGTCGCGCACCGGACCGCGGTCACGTTCGCGCGCGGCTTCGCCGGCCTGCACGGCATCACGGCCGGCGACCGGTTGCTGATGATCCCGCCGCTGAGCTTCGACGCGTCCGTCGGCGACCTGTTCCCGGCGCTGATCACCGGCGCCGCGCTGGTGGTGCACCCGGACCCGGCCACGATCAACGGCCCGGAGCTGCTGCGGTTGTGCCGCGACCACGGCATCACCATGGTCGACACGGCCGCGCCGCTGTGGTCCTCGTGGACCTCGGACCTGCCCGGCGGCGCCGGGGTGGACGCCGGGCCGCTGCGGGCCGTGCTGGTCGGCGGCGAACCGGTCCCGATCGCGCAGGTCCGCCGCTGGGCCGCGCTGACCGGCGGCGCGGTGCCGCTGTACAACCACTACGGCCCGACCGAGGCGACCGTCTGCGCCACCACGTACACCACCGTGGACGGCGGCGAGCTGCCCGGCCACACGCACCTGCCGATCGGCCGCCCGGTGCCGAACGTCCGCGTGCACCTGCTCGACGACGCGATGCGGCCGGTCCCGATCGGCCGGCCCGGCGAGGTCTACATCGGCGGCGACGCGCCCACCCGCGGCTATCTCGGCGCGCCCGGTGCGACCGCGGCCCGGTTCGTCCCGGACCCGTTCGGCGGCGAGCCCGGCGCGCGGCTCTACCGGACCGGGGACCTGGCCCGGCACCGCTCCGACGGCACGCTGCAGTTCCTCGGCCGCACCGACCGGCAGATCAAGATCCGCGGCTACCGGATCGAGCCGGGGGAGGTGGAGGCGGCCTGCGCGTCGCTGCCCGGCATCCGCCGTGCCGCGGTCGTCGCCGCCGACCATCACACCGGCCGTCGCCTGGTCGCCTACCTGGTCCCCGAGACCACCGCACCGGACCCGGCCGTGCCCGGCCCGGCCGCGTCCGGTGCCGGCCCTGATCCGCGTGCGGCCGGTGACGGCCCCGACCTGGCCGCGATCCGGGCGCGGCTGCGTGAGCTGCTTCCGGACCACCTGGTGCCGGCCGCGTTCGTCGTGGTGCCGGAGCTGCCCACGACCCGGCACGGGAAGCTCGACACGGCCGCGCTGCCCGCACCCGTGGACGCGCCGGACCGGCCCGCGCACGTGCCACCGCGCACCCCGGCCGAGCGCGCGCTCGCGGACGTCTGGTCGGCGCTGCTCGACGTCACACCGGTCGGGCGGCACGACAACTTCTTCGACCTGGGCGGGCACTCGCTGCTCGCGGCCCGGTTCACGGCCCGCGCCGAGGCGGTGCTCGGCCGGCCCGTACCGCTGCCGCTGGTCTTCGGCACCGCGGACCTGGCCGCGCTCGCCGCCGCCCTCGACACCGGCGACCAGCCCGGCACGCCGGCCGAGGACGTGCTCCGGTCGGACGCGCGCCTGCCCGCGGACCTGCGGATCGCACCGGCCGGCCCGCCGGCGCCGGTCACCGACGTGCTGTTCACCGGCGCGACCGGATTCCTCGGCGCCCACCTGCTCGCCGACTGGCTGCGGCACACCACCGCGACCGTGCACTGCCTGGTCCGGGCCGCCGGGCCGGCCGCGGCGACCGCGCGCGTCGAGGACAACCTGCGACGGTACGGGCTGTGGCACCCGTCGTTCGCCGCCCGGCTCACCGGCGTGCCGGGCGACCTGGCGGCGCCCGGGTTCGGCCTGCCCGCGGACGACTTCGCCGCACTCGGCGAGCGCGTCCAATCGATCGTCCACAACGGAGGCGTCGTGGACTTCCTCCGGCCGTACGCGGCGCTGAGACCGGCCAACGTGGACGGCACGGTGACCGTGCTGCGGCTCGCCGCGCTCGGCGCGCCGAGCGACGTCCACCTCGTCTCCACGCTCGGGGTCTTCCTCACCCCGGCCCGGCGCCGCGGGCTGGTCCGCGAGGGCGACTCGCCGGACGACTGCGCCGGGCTCGGCGGTGGCTACAACGCGACCAAGTGGGCCGCGGACGCGCTGGCCCGCGCGGCCCGCGACCGGGGACTGCGGGTCAGCGTGCACCGGCCGGCCCGGGTCAGCGGGCACTCGGTGACCGGCGCCGGGAACACCGGCGACTACCTCAGCCGGCTGCTGACCACCTGCGCCCAGCTCGGCGCCGTGCCGGACCTCGACGACCGGATCGACCTGGCGCCGGTCGACTACGTCGCGGCCGGGATCGGGCTGCTGACCCGCGAGCGCAGCACGGCCGACCACCACTACTACAACAACCGGACGATGAGCTTCGGCGCGCTCGCCGAGGGACTCACCTCGTTCGGGCACCGGGCCGACCTGGTGCCGTACCCGCGCTGGCGGGCCGCGCTGCTCGACCGGCCGGACGCGGCGCTGGCCGCGTTCGCGCCGCTGTTCGGGCCGGACACGCCGGTGCGCACCCAGCCGGACTTCGACTGCACCGGCACCGAGACCCGGCTGGCCGCGGCCGGGATCGTCTGCCCGGCCGCGGACGAACGACTCCTGCACACCTACCTGAAGGTGCTCGCCGATGACTGA